One region of Budorcas taxicolor isolate Tak-1 chromosome 3, Takin1.1, whole genome shotgun sequence genomic DNA includes:
- the CRABP2 gene encoding cellular retinoic acid-binding protein 2 produces MPNFSGNWKIIRSENFEDLLKVLGVNVMLRKIAVAAASKPAVEIKQEGDTFYIKTSTTVRTTEINFKVGEEFEEQTVDGRPCKSLVKWESENKMVCEQRLLKGEGPKTSWTRELTNDGELILTMTADDIVCTRVYVRE; encoded by the exons ATGCCCAACTTCTCTGGTAACTGGAAAATCATCCGATCGGAGAACTTCGAGGATTTGCTCAAAGTGCTGG gGGTGAatgtgatgctgagaaagatcgcCGTGGCTGCAGCATCCAAGCCAGCAGTGGAGATCAAACAGGAGGGGGACACTTTCTACATCAAAACCTCCACCACCGTGCGTACCACAGAGATCAACTTCAAGGTCGGAGAGGAGTTTGAAGAGCAGACTGTGGATGGGAGGCCCTGTAAG AGCCTGGTGAAATGGGAGAGTGAGAACAAAATGGTCTGCGAGCAGAGGCTGTTGAAGGGAGAGGGTCCCAAGACCTCCTGGACCAGAGAACTGACCAATGATGGAGAGCTGATCCTG ACAATGACAGCGGATGACATCGTGTGCACCAGGGTCTATGTCCGAGAGTAA